The Syntrophales bacterium genomic interval GGCGGCCAAGGCCATCCATCATATAACGGCCTATTATCGAAGGAGACTGCCTACCTCTTTTGCCCCCCGGTAAACCTCTGTAAGTCCTTTCATTCAGATGGAGAAACAAAGATTGAAATAATCCTTGACTTTCAATAAAAGACCGCATATAAGAGATACTATATTGTATCCTTTAGCTGTTCCATTGGTCAGCAAGGTACATATTTATTAAAGTTGGATTAGGACATTTTGAAGCGCATAAGGTGGCCACCATGCACTTTAGAGTCTGGTGGTTTTTTCTTTCTGTCATTGTGGTAATCCGACTTTTGGCAAATTTAGAGAAAGGAGGATGCAAGCGATGTCAGAAGGCAAAGTAAAATGGTTTAATGAAAGTAAAGGCTTCGGGTTCATCGAAAAGGATGACGGTAGCGACGTGTTCGTTCACTACAGTGCTATTCAAACTGACGGGTTCAAGACGTTAGCTGAA includes:
- a CDS encoding cold-shock protein; amino-acid sequence: MSEGKVKWFNESKGFGFIEKDDGSDVFVHYSAIQTDGFKTLAEGQRVSFDVQQGNKGPSAENVKPL